The DNA region TCTCGGGATCCAGCGCCGCGCGCGCGGCGGTCTCGTCGCGGGCCAGCTGCTCGCGCAGCGCGGCCACCGAGGGGAAAGCGCGCTCGTCGCGCAGCCGGGCCACCCACTCCAGCTTGAGGCTGCGCTCGCGCACGTACCCGTGGAAGTCCAGCACGTGCACCTCGAGCCGCGGCCGGGGCAGGCCGCCCGGGTTGACCGTCGGCGCCAGGCCGAAGTTGAGCATCCCCCGGCAGACGGCGCGCTCGGTGCCCGGCGCGCCCAGCAGGTCGCCGTGGCGGTCGACCTCGGGCAGGTGGCCGTGGCGCAGGCCGACCACCGCGCGTCGGTCGTCGCCGGCGACGGCGTCGGTCGGCACGTGGACCCAGACGGCGTAGACGCCGGGAGCCGGCAGCTGCTTGTCGGGATCCAGGGGGTCGACGTTGGCGGTCGGGTAGCCCAGCGTCGCACCGCGGCCGGCGCCGTACCCCACCTCGCCCCACAGGCTGTACGGCCGCCCCAGCATGGCGGCGGCCCGCGCCACCTCGCCCTCGCGCAGCAGGCGGCGGA from bacterium includes:
- a CDS encoding riboflavin kinase, which translates into the protein PYDEFVRRFLRGLLGMRHLAGGHDVHLGAGRGGSAGSLTDLARRDGFGFEVVPPLTLGGEVVSSSAIRRLLREGEVARAAAMLGRPYSLWGEVGYGAGRGATLGYPTANVDPLDPDKQLPAPGVYAVWVHVPTDAVAGDDRRAVVGLRHGHLPEVDRHGDLLGAPGTERAVCRGMLNFGLAPTVNPGGLPRPRLEVHVLDFHGYVRERSLKLEWVARLRDERAFPSVAALREQLARDETAARAALDPETLNRRGG